The genomic region TCCAAGGCTTCGGGAAGAATGAGCGATTGGCTGGTGTCTTCCAAATCCTCGGGGTGGATATACGCGGACCAAAGCAACGTCCCATCGTCTTCGAAGGCCGCTGTCGCGGGGCCGAGTTGAAATTGGGGATTTCCCTCGTTTTCCAGCCAGGCGACCATGAACGCACCATTGGGGACGGTGATGTCCGCCGGAGCGAGGGCTTCGTCGTAAGGCCATGCGAGGAGTTGGGCGAAAGCGAAGTCTGGAATGCTGGGGTCGTCTACGGAAAGGGTGCGAGTGAAGGAGGGGGCTGCTTGAAGCGAGAAGGCGAAAGAGAAGGCGGTCGCGACAAGCAGCGAAAATGCGGCCCGGCGCGATGCACTCCGGATGGAGTTCGTTTGAGTCATCGAAGGTGGCGGTTAGGATTGAGCCAATCGCCCAGCCGAACGACTGCGAACATACGAAGTCACAGCCCACAGATGCACAGGATTAGGCTAGGCTTTGAGCAGTTTGGATTCGAAGAAGGACCGTAGGCGGTCGGACCTTGGGGCGCAACACTAGAGCGTTTTACGTTTGGTGAGACGCGAAGCCTGTATTCCGCGCGCAGCGGCTTTCGCAAAGGGGGCGAGGTAGGGACGAAGCGGGGACGTGTCGGAACGGTTGCTAGCTCTCGTGAGCGGGATGTCGCGATTTTATAGTATCCAAGGATAGGATACGAATAGTCGATGCCCTTCGAGATGTGCGTCCTTGCTTGTCGCTCCTCACCAAGGAGACTGTCCGAAAGCGTCTTGATAGGAACGCTTCACTTGCATGAGGTGGGGCTTGGGCAGTCGAGGCTGATCTCGGCAGCGTAGGGCGAAGTCGTGGGCTTTCGACTCGTCTCCGGCATTGATCCAGTGGATGGCGAGCGTGGATAGTACCATGGGATCTTCGGGAACGATTTCGAGCGCTTCCTGCAGTGTTTGCACGGCGAGCTCGTTTTTGCCCTGTTGAAAATATATCAGCGAGCATTCGATGAGGCCCAGGATCTCCGCCGGACGCAAAGCGGCGACAGTTTTAAACGCTTCGAGCGCTTCGTCCAATCGGCCCATGGCCTTGAGCCGCTTTCCGTTTAGGGAGTGCAAGGTGGGAGAGTCCGGACACTTGCGCAGGCCTTCTTCAAGCAGGCGCTCGGCTTCACGCTGCGACTGGCTGAGCTCGATCAGCGTCGCCCAGCCGTCGCCGTATCGAGGGTCGAGCTCGACCGATCTCCGGAGGGATTCTTTGGCTGCCGGTAGGTCGCGAAGTTCGATCCGTAGGAGGCCCAGTTGGAAGTGGGCGTGGGCGTAGGCGGAGTCGACTTGGATGGCTTTTTCAAGTAGGCGAAGGGCTCGTTGCTGCTCCCCTTTGCGTCGCGCCGCGCCTGCGTCGAGGGTGAGTCGAAACGGGTCGTAGCAATCCTCGCTCACTTCGTCGAGCCAGGGGTCCGGAATTTCGATGTATGAGTCGGTGCTTTTCGCCCGGCTGCGGATGGCCCGGGCGTTCTCGGTCTCGCCGAGGCGCTCGTACACGGAGACGAGTATGTTTTCTCCAATGCCCACATCGCTCGCTAGCCCGGCATCTTCCAGCCGCGTTTTTGCCTGCTCCCAATTTCCAGCGGCGATGTCAGCCTGGGCCAGACCGGCGATGGCGTAGGGGTTTTGGGGGTCGGATTTCAGCGCGGCCTCGTAGAGCGGCACGGCCTCGGCGGCGCGGTTGGTCTTTATCATCGCGTCTGCCAGGTTCAGCTGGGCTGGCAGGTAGTCGGGGGCGATCCGCGCGGTACGCTGCCACAGAAGCATGGCCTGATCGAGTTGTCCGTAGAGGGCGTAGATGGATGCCAGCCGATTGGTCCAGCGGCCGTTTTGTGGGTCCGAATCCACGAGCGCTCCGTAGAGGGTAGCGGCTTCTTGGGTGTATCCGTTCGCGTGGTACATGGCGGCGAGCGCACCGAGCCCCTCTCGCCAGTTTTTGCCAGACCGGACCTGATTTTCCGCTGTTTCGATGCGCTCGATAAATTCTGGATAAACGATATCGGTTGGTCGTGTCGGCAGGGCTGCTATGGCTTCTTCGTGAAGTCGAGCTTCACGGGCGTGGGGCAGGTAGGCGATGATGCCGCCGATCGCCAAGGCGGCTAGGATAGCGCTGGCGATGATCCACTTCGTTGCTCTGTTCATCGCTGCTGCTCCTCCTGCTTCCAGAGCAGAATTCTGCTCATTCGGTCGTTGAAAGGTGGATACGCGTGAAAGCCTCCGGTGATTAGGGAAGTGCGACCCGTGCCGTCGAAATCTCCGGCAGCGATGGTTAACAGCTGGATGGGCGAGTAGGCAAGCACGTGGGGAGTGAAGTTCAAGCGGCCATCGTTGCGAAACCAAACCAACGACTGGGAGTCCGACTTCGACCAGTCGTTGAACGCCGCCACGGCGACGACGTCCATATTGCCGTCTCCATCCAGATCGGCTTCGATGGGTGAGTAAGCGCCGCCAAGGTCCCCGATGCGATGAAAGCGAAAGTATCCGTTTCCCTTGTTTTCCAGCCACTGCACGCCGTGCCAGGGGCGGGGGCCAGGGATGCCGACTGGGCCGAATCCGTCTCCGTTGGAAAACAGAACGTCCGGCAGTCCGTCACGGTTGAGATCCCCGACCGTCATTCCGCTGGAGGAGAAGTCCTCGTTGGTGGAGCTCCAGATCGCTTTCTTGGAAAAGTTCCCCATACCATCGTTTTCAAAGTACCAAACCTGTTCCCATTCCTGGGAAACCAGCGCTACGATGTCGGGAAAACTGTCACCATTGAAGTCTGCTACAGACACGTTTATGGTGCCCGATAGGTCCAGGAGATTGTGGCTCTTGAATTCCCAGGGCCCGGTTCGCTCCATCCAACGGATTTCTCCTTGGTCGTATCCAAATTGTCCTACAGCTAGGTCGAGTTCGCCATCCCGATTGAGGTCGGCTGCTCTAACATCGTTGACGCGAGCGACGTTTCGCAGAACCCAGTGCGGCGTGAAGGATTGTTTCCCGTCGTTTTCCAGGATAACGATCGACCCGATCCGGTCGTTGTTTGGGAAGACCTGGCCCATGTTTGATACGAGCAGATCGAGGTCGTCGTCGCCATCGATATCGACCGCCTCCACGTGCACGGGCGCTTGCATTTTCTCGGCCAAGACGAGTTCCTGGAACGTCCCGTCGGAAACTTGTCGAAGCCAATAGATCCGGTTCTCCTGGGCTTCGCAGAAGACGGCGTCCATGCGATCATCCTGGTCGAGGTCCACCGGGGTGACGTGGGCGATCCACGGACGTCCTTTGATTGGGGCTCCGATCCGTTGTTGGGAAAGGAGGTCCAGATCGTCCACCGCCTTGGCGTGGGCCGCTACCGGGGGCAGGGCGAGGGGTTCGTTTTCCGAAGGGGGAGAGCACCCTTGCAGCAGGATAAGAAGACAGGGGATAACCGTCGCGAGGGGCCGGACGGGCGGGAGGTGGAGGAGGGGGACCATTTGATCC from Pelagicoccus sp. SDUM812003 harbors:
- a CDS encoding VCBS repeat-containing protein codes for the protein MVPLLHLPPVRPLATVIPCLLILLQGCSPPSENEPLALPPVAAHAKAVDDLDLLSQQRIGAPIKGRPWIAHVTPVDLDQDDRMDAVFCEAQENRIYWLRQVSDGTFQELVLAEKMQAPVHVEAVDIDGDDDLDLLVSNMGQVFPNNDRIGSIVILENDGKQSFTPHWVLRNVARVNDVRAADLNRDGELDLAVGQFGYDQGEIRWMERTGPWEFKSHNLLDLSGTINVSVADFNGDSFPDIVALVSQEWEQVWYFENDGMGNFSKKAIWSSTNEDFSSSGMTVGDLNRDGLPDVLFSNGDGFGPVGIPGPRPWHGVQWLENKGNGYFRFHRIGDLGGAYSPIEADLDGDGNMDVVAVAAFNDWSKSDSQSLVWFRNDGRLNFTPHVLAYSPIQLLTIAAGDFDGTGRTSLITGGFHAYPPFNDRMSRILLWKQEEQQR
- a CDS encoding tetratricopeptide repeat protein, whose product is MNRATKWIIASAILAALAIGGIIAYLPHAREARLHEEAIAALPTRPTDIVYPEFIERIETAENQVRSGKNWREGLGALAAMYHANGYTQEAATLYGALVDSDPQNGRWTNRLASIYALYGQLDQAMLLWQRTARIAPDYLPAQLNLADAMIKTNRAAEAVPLYEAALKSDPQNPYAIAGLAQADIAAGNWEQAKTRLEDAGLASDVGIGENILVSVYERLGETENARAIRSRAKSTDSYIEIPDPWLDEVSEDCYDPFRLTLDAGAARRKGEQQRALRLLEKAIQVDSAYAHAHFQLGLLRIELRDLPAAKESLRRSVELDPRYGDGWATLIELSQSQREAERLLEEGLRKCPDSPTLHSLNGKRLKAMGRLDEALEAFKTVAALRPAEILGLIECSLIYFQQGKNELAVQTLQEALEIVPEDPMVLSTLAIHWINAGDESKAHDFALRCRDQPRLPKPHLMQVKRSYQDAFGQSPW